A single region of the Podospora pseudopauciseta strain CBS 411.78 chromosome 1, whole genome shotgun sequence genome encodes:
- the RPD3 gene encoding histone deacetylase (EggNog:ENOG503NVD7; COG:B): MDPLTSALSNLREPWRRRGIGELPSSLVAAAHGLSAEHQLFPHTQNGGADFDSPTFLLSHGSERTYIKYEDDTRINLLNWPSHPGRAKLDWDSSRDPDPGFEPIPFCPPLLSPIRFLPSPREHEHHELDELCETKDSPPQHTFSSICFATMSNSNSTDPAGVERTRPLFEVVKNDKKRVAYFYDSDIGNYAYVTGHPMKPHRIRLAHSLVMNYNVYKFLEIYRAKPAVTSEMTQFHTDEYIEFLQKVTPDNMDSFMREQGKYNVGDDCPVFDGLFEFCGISAGGSMEGAARLNREKCDIAINWAGGLHHAKKSEASGFCYVNDIVLAILELLRFKKRVLYIDIDVHHGDGVEEAFYTTDRVMTVSFHKYGEYFPGTGELRDIGIGTGKHYAVNFPLRDGIDDVAYETIFEPVITNVMQYYQPEAVVLQCGGDSLSGDRLGCFNLSMRGHANCVNFVRGFNLPTLVLGGGGYTMRNVARTWAYETGRLVGVEMDRVLPFNEYYEYYGPDYELDVRNSNMENANSYEYLEKIKIQVIENLKRTAPVPSVQMQDVPRQSMGVSDDQDDEMDDLDEDENKDVRMTQRQWEKRVERQDEYEDSDDEDMAAANGVFKLNGRTRQETNFRDTKEDDTMEVDSGVATPAEQPVEITENDDTMIDEALAEIAAEAEAEAQVKEPAATETAPEAPTAAVDGDGDVDMGEVTESKAAETVIKTEDVEEPAPAKQDDSQSTAVVSPKKTTEVAAQPSRTSKSPEPAVAADKQTESVPEASEVVPPTATQDNTTNS, translated from the exons ATGGATCCACTAACCTCAGCCTTGTCGAATCTGCGGGAgccatggcggcggcgtGGAATTGGTGAATTGCCTTCCTCGCTGGTCGCGGCAGCTCATGGCCTTTCTGCAGAACATCAACTTTTCCCCCACACACAAAACGGCGGTGCTGACTTTGATTCTCCTACCTTTTTGTTGAGCCACGGCAGCGAAAGAACCTACATCAAATACGAAGACGATACTCGCATCAATCTTCTCAACTGGCCCTCGCACCCTGGCCGCGCGAAACTTGACTGGGACTCGAGCCGCGACCCAGATCCCGGCTTCGAACCCATTCCTTTCTGCCCACCGCTGCTGAGCCCGATCCGGTTTTTGCCTTCTCCACGAGAACACGAGCATCACGAACTTGACGAGCTTTGCGAAACGAAGGATTCCCCCCCGCAACACACATTCTCATCCATTTGCTTTGCAACAATGTCGAATTCCAACTCGACCGACCCAGCGGGTGTCGAGAGGACCAGGCCCCTCTTTGAGGTGGTCAAGAATGACAAGAAAAGGGTTGCTTACTTCTACGACTCCGACATTGGCAACTATGCCTACGTTACAGGCCACCCCATGAAACCGCACCGGATACGTTTGGCGCACTCTTTGGTGATGAACTACAACGTCTACAAGTTTCTCGAGATTTAC CGTGCGAAACCAGCTGTCACGAGCGAGATGACACAATTCCACACAGACGAGTATATCGAGTTTCTGCAAAAAGTTACTCCTGACAACATGGACTCCTTTATGAGAGAACAAGGCAAATACAATGTCGGGGACGATTGTCCAGTATTCGATGGACTCTTTGAGTTTTGTGGCATCAGCGCTGGTGGTTCCATGGAAGGCGCGGCAAGGTTGAACAGAGAAAAGTGCGACATCGCAATCAACTGGGCGGGTGGCCTGCATCACGCGAAAAAAAGCGAGGCTAGCGGCTTCTGCTATGTCAATG ATATCGTGCTTGCGATCCTCGAGCTGCTCCGGTTCAAAAAGCGTGTTCTGTACATCGACATCGACGTTCACCATGGTGACGGTGTCGAGGAGGCCTTCTACACCACTGACCGTGTCATGACGGTTTCATTCCACAAGTACGGAGAATACTTTCCTGGTACTGGCGAGCTTAGGGACATTGGCATTGGCACCGGCAAGCATTACGCCGTTAATTTCCCTCTTCGTGACGGCATCGACGACGTCGCGTATGAAACCATCTTTGAGCCCGTGATTACGAACGTGATGCAATATTACCAACCTGAGGCTGTGGTCCTTCAGTGCGGCGGAGACTCTCTCTCTGGTGATCGTCTCGGCTGCTTCAACCTCAGTATGCGCGGGCATGCGAACTGCGTCAACTTTGTTCGCGGCTTCAACTTGCCAACTCTGGTTCTCGGAGGCGGTGGGTACACCATGCGCAACGTCGCCCGCACATGGGCTTACGAGACCGGCCGCTTGGTCGGCGTTGAGATGGATCGAGTACTGCCATTTAATGAATATTACGAG TACTACGGTCCGGATTACGAGCTGGATGTGCGAAATTCCAATATGGAAAACGCAAACAGCTACGAATACctggagaagatcaagattCAGGTCATCGAGAATCTAAAACGCACAGCCCCTGTCCCTTCCGTCCAGATGCAGGATGTACCGCGCCAGTCAATGGGTGTCTCTGATGACCAAGACGACGAGATGGATGACCTGGACGAAGATGAGAACAAGGACGTCCGCATGACCCAGCGGCAGTGGGAGAAGCGTGTCGAGCGCCAAGATGAGTACGAAGACTCGGACGATGAAGATATGGCAGCTGCCAACGGAGTCTTTAAGCTCAATGGGAGGACCCGACAAGAGACCAACTTCCGCGATACCAAGGAAGACGACACCATGGAGGTCGACAGTGGAGTCGCCACACCCGCTGAGCAGCCAGTTGAGATTACCGAAAACGATGATACTATGATCGACGAGGCCCTCGCCGAAATCGCAGCGGAAGCGGAAGCAGAGGCACAAGTCAAGGAGCCTGCTGCTACTGAGACAGCACCTGAGGCTCCGACAGCAGCGGTTGACGGCGACGGTGACGTAGATATGGGAGAGGTTACAGAAAGCAAGGCGGCCGAAACAGTGATCAAGACCGAAGATGTCGAAGAGCCTGCGCCTGCCAAGCAGGACGACAGCCAGTCTACAGCTGTGGTATCGCCAAAGAAGACCACGGAGGTGGCAGCTCAGCCATCACGCACATCCAAGTCGCCAGAGCCAGCTGTTGCCGCCGACAAACAAACCGAGAGCGTGCCAGAGGCCAGCGAGGTGGTGCCACCGACAGCCACTCAGGACAATACGACCAATAGTTAG